A stretch of DNA from Noviherbaspirillum sedimenti:
CGCGTGTTCAAGTCGCTCGGTGGTGTAGCTGTCGAGTACATCGGCCTCGAGCTTGCCTTCCAGGATGGCGTTCAGACGCCAGCCCAGCGCTACGGCATCACGCACACCCGCGCACATGCCTTCGCCGGCGAATGGCGGCATCAGGTGGGCAGCGTCGCCGGCGATTGCGCAACGTCCCTTGTTCCAGTTTTTTGCCCAGCGTGCCTGGAAGCGATAAACCGCACTGCGTTCGAGCTCGGCGTTTTCTGGCGTCATGCCCCATGGCTCCAGCAGCGCCCAGGCGCGTTCAGGCGTCTGGATCTCGTCGGCCGATTCGCCTGGCAGAACCATGAATTCCCAGCGGCGCCGGCCCGGGCCGCCTGGGACAATGGTGGTGGGACGCTTGGGATCGCACAGCTGCCACTGTGCGGGCTGCGCATCGTATTTCTCCGCAGGGATCATGTCCAGGATCAGCCAGTCGAAGAAGTAGCCGTTGTCCTGGTTTTCGATGCCCAGTGACTGTCGTACGAAACTGTTTGCCCCGTCGGCGCCAACCGCAAATTTGGCGCGCAGGGTGGATGCTTCGCCGCCGGCCGACTGGCCTTCCATCGGGGTGCGCCGCAGTGACAGCGTGACCCCTTCGTCGTCCTGTGCCAGCCCGACGCCTTCCCAGCCGCGGATCTGCGTGACATTGGGGATGGTGTCTACGATCGACGTCAGGCGTGCCTCGAGATCTGGCTGGTTGAACCAGTAGCGCACGCGCCAGCCGGATGCCGACTTGCTCTGCCAATCGACGATCTGCAGGGTTTCGCCCTGCACGTTCTTCCAATAGTAGAGCTCATCATGGTAGGTGATGGCCGGATCTTTCTCGGAATCAATTCCCAAGCTTGCCAGGATGCGCGCGATCTCATGGTCGAAGGTCACCGCTCGCGGACGACAGTACGCTTGCGGCCAGCGTTCGACCAGCGTCACTCGCTTGCCCTTCTGGCCAAGCAGGATGGCAAGTAGCGTACCCACTGGGCCCCCGCCGACAATGGCTACGTCCGTATCAAACGAATCTGCGTAATTCATGGTTGTCTCCTCAAACGCTAATCATGGAAAGGCGATGATCCCGTTCGCCGCGGTTCCTGAAATGCATCGGATCCACAGGGAAACGTGATATTTCTGGTGTGAATATCTGTCATCACCGTTTTAAGAATATACGTCATATCTGAATAATCGTCAACTACGATCTATGTTCATTTTTCTGTTTTTTATGCGCACGATGCCTGTCGTGCCGATGGTCATACATGCAACTGCTTGCGCATCCTGGCCACGAACGGACGTTCGCATCGGCTTAATTCGAATTAGAATGATCGTCATTACTGAATCTGGAGTACTAATGAGCTCATCGGGAACTGAAATTGAGGTGGAGGGACGGGTTGCACGCAGGCGTCGTCGAAACCGCGAGGCGTTGATCAGCGCGGCTTGCACCGTGATGGCGGAGAAGGGTATCGATGCAGCGACGATGCTGGAGATCGCTCAGCTCGCCGATGTGGGCGCGGGCACGGTTTACAACTACTTCAAATCGAAGGACGAGCTGGCCATCGCGGTGCTGGAGGAGATGATGCATGATCTCGCCCTGCAGATTGAGAAGCAGACATCCTCTGTCGACGATGCCGCGCGAGTCTATGCATTTGGCATCGCCACTGTGCTCAATGAGGCAACCAATAATCTGAACTGGAAGCAGTTGCTGTACCGTTCGGAGGTCATCGCTGATGCCTTATATCGACGGATGGGGCCTTTCGCGATCAGAGATATTCGTCGCGCTGTCGAAGCAGGACGATTCAATACTCCTGACGCTGACCTGGTGTGGCGGCTGACTTCTCACGCGATCGTAGGGGCAAGTCTTTCCATCAATGCTGGACAGCTGGCCGGTGACGTAAAAAGGGAAATCGTTATTCGATTGCTCTGCATGAACGGCATGGGAGCCGACGAAGCGTTAGCCCTGGCGCCAGCCATATGAGTTGCCGCTGCGCCAGTGCCCTGCGGTCCTATGAAAGACCTCATCTCTGCAACTACTCTTCGGGAGAATATATGGAACTGAGGCAGCTAAAATATTTCGAGGCGCTCGCCAGCACGCTCAACTTCAGTCGCGCGGCCGAGCTCCTGCACGTCGCCCAGCCGGCACTGTCGCGCCAGGTGCAGCAGCTGGAAGTAGAACTTGGCGCACAGCTGGTCGACCGCTCGACACGGCCACTCAAGCTGACCAATGCCGGTGCTTTCTTTCACGAGCAGTCAGCGCAGGTCCTGGCGCGTTTGCAAGAGATCAAAACAGCCACCCGCAGACTCGGCGACGGCAGCAAGCGTTGGGTTGGCATTGGCTTTGCACCTTCGGTACTGTACACCTTCCTGCCCAAAGTGCTGCACCAGTTCTCGGTCGAGAATGCCCATCTCGACATCGCGCTGTCCGAATTGACCTCTGTTCAGCAAGCCGAGGCGCTCAAGGCAGGGCGAATCGATCTCGGTTTTTCTCGAGTCCCTATTCCGGACCCGGCGATCCACAACATTCTGCTGTCGGAAGAGCGATTGGTCCTGGCGGTGCCAGCGCCGAGCGCATTAGCACAAGAACAGAGCATTTCCATTAAACGCGTCGTCGACGAGGTTTTGATCCTTTACCCCATGGCCCCGCGGCCCAGCTTGGCAGACCAGATCCTGCACCAGTTCAGCGTGCGTGGAATTGAAGTCGGCCGGACCTATGAAACCAACGGATTGCAGACGGCGGTAGGTCTGGTTGCAGCCGGCGTCGGGGTCACATTCCTTCCGGAGTCGGTGCAGCGCCTGAGCCGTAGCGACGTCGCCTACATTACCCTATCCGACGCCGGCGTTACGACACCGCTGATCATGGCCACCCGCAGGGGCGATACGACCAGCCATCTGGGGGATTTCCGCACCGCGATCGACAAAGCCATCGCCTGCTGACAGCCTGCTACATCGCCCAGGGGCGGTGCAAGCAAAGGCTTGGTACGCGGCCGTCGTCCGCCGGACCAGCTTCCATGCCAGTCCGGAATAGTTGCAGACCCAATCGGCATTGGACATCACTGCTGTTAGCGGGAGAACATGTCGCACGTTGCCCCGCCTTCGCAGCGCACCTTATTGCCGACGATGTTCTGCGAAAGGCGGGCGTGTTTTTGAAGGAGGGCTTCGGCTTCCAGCCCGGGAGTCGATCAAGCAGGCGGCAATCGTCTTCTGTACCAGCCACCGTTCGCCTGCATCCGTCATCAATAACCTGCGAGGAGCATGCCATGCCAGTAGCACAAATCTTTATGATCAAGGGACGCACGGAAGAGCAGAGGAAAGCCGTCATCGAGAAGGTAACCGCTGCGATTTCCGAAGCGGTAGAAATACCCAAGGAATCGGTCCGTGTATGGATTCAGGAGGTCCCGAGTACCGACTGGGGCGTTGCCGGACAAACCGCCAAGGACTTGGGACGTTAATACCGGCACTATGCACCGGTTCGCCACCGAAAGTGTCTTCCACTGCTCGTGACGCCGAAGCGTTCTCTGGCGCTGTCGCTACATTTTCGACAACACAAGGACGCCCGCGGCGTTCACGGTCGTGCCCAGTTCCCGGCACAGCGCGGTCATCGTGGCGACGATCCGGCGCAAGCGTTCGCCGCTGGCGGGCCGCACCTGGCAATCCTCGATAAATACCGGATGCAGAAAAATACCCCGCACTGTGCTGCGGTCAAGTTCTATTTCAATCAGCAGCTGGTGGTCGTTGCTGAATGCGGGATCGACATAATAATCGTCCACCAGGTCGCCGGCGGCATACAGGATCGGGCAACCGCGATACAGCTCGATGCCCTGGAACACATGGGCGCTGTGGCCGAACAGGATCTTCCAGCCCATGTCGATGGCGCCGTGCGCCAGCCGGCGAAAGCGGGCCGAGGGCCGCCACACCATGTTCGGCCCCCAGTGCAGCGACAGGATCGGCCAGTCGACCTGTTCGCGCCGCAATGCCGCCAGCGCATCAGCCCAGGCCGCCAGCGCCGCCGCCTCGTCCGCCATATCCAGGTAGGCCATGCCGGGGCTGTCCTTGCGCGCGGCGAAATCGGCCTGGTGGTCGCAAAAGGCCGCCATGCCGAAGCGCAGGCCGGCGCGTTCGACTATCGCAGGCGTTGCGGCTTGCGCCAGCTGTTCGCCGGCGCCGGCTTGCGCAATGCCATGCTCGCGCAGCAAGCGCAAGGTATCGTGCAGGCCGGCGACGCCGTAATCGAGCACATGGTTATTGGCAAGACTCACCAGGTCCACCCCGGCGTCAGCAAGGGACGCAATGGCTTGCGGCGGCGCGCCGAAATAAAAAGCCTTGGGCGCGCCCGGCCAGATGTGCGCCGATGCGGTGATGGCGCATTCCAGGTTGACGATGGTGAGGTCAGCCGCGCGCATCAGGCCCGCCACCGGTCCCAGCGGATATTGCGGGCCATGCAGCAGGATGTATTCCTTGACGATACGGCCTAGCATGACATCGCCGCCGAACATCACGCGCATGCTTTACTTCCTGGCCGCGGCCGGCGCTATCGCAGCTTGCCCGGAACTTGCCTTGAACACCAGCACCGGCACCGCGCTGTGATGCAGCACCTTGCGGGTTTCGCTGCCCGGCAATTCCCCTTCCCCACCATGCCAGCCATGCGATGCCATGAAGATCAGGTCGCAGCGCTCCTGCTGGGCCGCCTTGACGATCGCCTGCCAGGGCTGGCTCGACTCAAGCTTGTGGTAGCTGCAGGGTACGCCTTCGGCCAGCGCGCTGTTGGCGATGAAGGCCAGGGATTCGTCGGCGAACTTGTCGAACAGCGCCCGGCGTTTTTCTTCGTAATGCGGGTCGTGATGCATCCACGCCTGCAACTGGTCAGGATGCGGCTGCGGCAGCACATGGATGCCGACCACGCTGGCACCGGTATCGCGGGCGAAGCGGATGCCGCTGGCCACGGCTTGCCGCGAGATGGCCGAACCATCGGAGGGGAGCAGGATACGTTGGTACATGGTTCATCCTTTGATGCAGATTTTCGGTTCCAGGCGGGCGACGATGTGCGCCAGCCCGGCCTGGTCGGCCGCTGCCACCACGGCGGTGACGTCCTTGTAGGCATCCGGCGCTTCCTCGGCGACGCCGCGCAGCGACGGGCTGCGGATCAGGATGCCGCGCTGCTCCAGCTCGTCGACGATGTGCCGGCCGCCAAACTGCTTGAGCGCCTGGGTACGGCTCATGCTGCGGCCGGCGCCATGGCAGGCCGAGCCGAACGCCAGGCCCATCGATTGCGGCGTACCCGCCAGCACATAGGATGCCGTACCCATGCTGCCGCCGATCAAAACCGGCTGGCCGTAGGGACGCAGATCCTCGGGGATGGCCGGATGATCCGGCCCGAAGGCGCGCGTGGCGCCCTTGCGGTGGACATACAGCTTGCGCTTGCGGCCATCGATTTCATGCTGCTCCACCTTGCAGGTGTTGTGCGAAACGTCATACAGCACGCTCAACCGGGCCGCCGGCAGCAGCTTGGCAAACACGGTACGCGTGGTATCGGTGAGGATTTGCCGGTTCGCCAGTGCGCAATTGATCGCCGCCCGCATTGCCCCAAGGTAGCGCTGGCCGAGTGCGGAATCGATCGGCGCACACGCCAGTTCGCGGTCCGGCAGCGCGATCTTGTGCTGCGGCGCCGCCACCACCATTTCGCGCAGAAATTCGGTGCCGATCTGGTGCCCCAGTCCGCGTGAACCGCAATGGATGCTGATGACGATATCGTCTTCATGCAAGCCGTAGGCGGCGGCGATATTGGCATCGAGGATCTGGCTGACCTTCTGCACTTCCAGGTAATGGTTGCCCGAACCGAGCGTGCCCATTTCATCGCGCTGGCGTTGTTTCGCTGCCTCCGATACCTGGTGCGGATCGGCATCGGCCATGCGGCCGTATTCTTCCGTGTGCAGCAAGTCCATCGGCGTGCCGTAGCCGCGTGCCACCGCCCAGCGCGCGCCATCAGTCAGCATATGGTCCATTTCCGACGGCGTCAGGCGCAAGGCGCCATGGCTGCCGACGCCGGCCGGGATATCATGGAACAGCGCTGCGGCCAGCGCCCGCTGCCTGCCATGCAGGTCGGCTTCCCGCAAGCCTGTCCTGAGCAGGCGCACGCCGCAGGAAATGTCAAAACCGACGCCGCCGGCCGAGACCACGCCCCCCTCTTCCGGGTCGAAGGCGGCCACCCCGCCGATCGGAAAGCCATAGCCCCAGTGTGCATCCGGCATGGCATACGCCGCCTTGACGATGCCGGGCAGCATGGCAACATTGGAGATCTGCTCGACCACCTTGTCATCCATGTCGCGCAGCAGCGCTTCACTGGCAAAGATGATCGCCGGAACACGCATGGCACCATGCGGCGCAATTTCCCAGACGTTTGCCGACTGGCGAATGAACCTGGCGGTATCCATCGTTTCCTCTCAACGCACCTAGACATCAACCACGCATTGGACCATCCAGTTTCCCGCGCTATCCGGCGCTGCCGCCAGTGCGGTGAAAGTCGCGCCTTTCGGCTCGACCGCCGGACGGTGGCGCACGACATCGACGAGCTCGCCCCAGGCAAGGGCTTTCAGGCCATCCGCATCGATTTCCACCTCGAAGCGGGAAAACAGCATGTTGTGGATCGCCATTTCCAGAATCAGTGCATTGATCCAGTCGACAAAAAGCACATCGTCGTCAGCGCTGGCGCAGGCAATTTCCACACCGACATCCGCGCGTACCCGGTGCGGATCGGTCACCACGGCAGTCAGTGCCAGCGCGGCTTGTGCAAAAGCCTTCGCGCGGTCCGGCCCGTAACCACGGATGCCGATATCCGAACCATGCTGGAAGTGTTCCCAACGGGGTGTGGGCGCAACAGAGGCGCTAAGGTCTTGCATCGATTCGGGGCGCAATCCGGAAATGATTTAATTTAGGCGCAGGCTTCAGTACGGCTTTGAGATTGATCAATCCGCGCCGTTCCGAGCTTGCCATTTGGCCATTACCCGATTTGCAATTGACGGGGCAATGTAAAACTTGCCCTGCAAAATTCTTTTCGGAGGCATATAATTTTTCTGGTAGGCATGACGCTAGCCGATTCAGCCGGCGCCGGCCGACGGTTTGTAGCGGTGCATGATCTGCGCCGACTCCCGCCAGCTTCCCTTATCCTTCCGAAGCTGGCCTCCCTCTTCCTCGCCCTTTTCCAGCGTTCTTCATTTCATTCCGGTGGCGGCTTCGGCCTTTTCCTGCACGCACCTGCTGTCGATTTGGTGAATCCCGTTTTGGGATGCGGAATCTACATATCGAGCAGTACTGAACCATCCGGTCCCCAATTCACTTTGGTAATGCCAGGATGCTCTTCTTCGAGGCGTCGCAATTCCATTTCCTGTTTGCTTAATTTCCCTAACTGTACCCTGCTCAAATCGGCAAGCCGCAGATTTTCCATCAAAAGATGGCGGTACGACAGCGCCTGTGCCACGGTAGCGCGCAACTCATAGTCATTCCATGGCTTGGCGATGAAACGGAAGATTTGCGCTTCATTGATGGCACCGACCAAGCCATCCCGGTCTGCATAAGCACTGAGAATCAGCCGCATGGCGGTCGGCTGGACCTGTCTTAGCCTGACCAGGAATTCGACCCCATTCATTTCCGGCATCCGGTAATCGGTCATCACAAGGTCGAACGGCATGTAGTCCGCCCGCTGCAGCGCTTCCACCGGCGAGGTGAACAACTGGATTTCCAGCGAATGGCCTTCAATTTCATTTTCAGGCATGCCATGCAGCACGCGGCGAAGCGCCTGGAGAATATTGGCTTCGTCATCAACCAGCATGATGCGGTATTGCATTTTTTATCGCCCCCCTTTTTGCATAGATATAAATGCCAATCGGTTGTCCGTCGGCGCGTTCGAAGGACTGGATTTTTTCGATGAAGCGCTGGTCCAGTACATAATCCTTTGATAGAAGCAGCATGCCATCCTTCGTGACGAGATCGCGCGACAAGGCCATCCCTTCCATTAACTGGCTTGCCCTGACCTGGATTTCCGCCTTGCTTGCTGTCTTGGCGGGAACGCCTGCCACCTGGATCAATAGATCCACCACCGCCGGGTCATAGCGTTTTCCCTTGCCTTCAATAATCATTTGCAGGGCATCGTTAAGGCTCAAACGTCTGTCGGCCAGCGTGCCGATCTGCGCCGCATCGAAATCATTGGCAACCGCCAGGATGCGCGCACCGGCAGGAATCTGTGCGCCGGCCAAACCGTCCGGATAACCCAATCCGTCGAAGCGCTCGTGGTGGTTCCTGATCAATTTTGCGGCATCATGCAGCTGTTCGAGCGCCATCAGGCTTGCCTCGCCCTTGACGGCATGCTTGCCATGCTCGACCCTTTCATCGGCCGACAGCTTTGACCAGGGACGCGCCAGCAGCTTGTCGCTGAGCCCGATTTTGCCGATGTCGTGCAACAGCCCGGCCAGGAATACGTCCTGCACTTCAGATTCGGTCAGATTCATTTTCTGCGCGATCATGCGCGCCAGGTCGGCCACCCGCTTGGCGTGCCCAGCCAGGCCGGGCTCGCGCATTTCAATCAGATTCGAAAACACCCGCACAGAAGTCAGGAAACCTTTTTTCAGCTTGCCGAGCACATCCTCCAGGGAGGCGACGACTTGCCTGAGTTGCTCCGTTCGAATCCGGACTTTTTCCTCCAGGCTGGCGTTCAGCTCCCTCAGCTTGTCGTTTTGCCGCCGTGTCAAGGCTTGCAGGCGCCGGGTTTCACGCTCCAGCTTCTGGCGCTCCAGCGCATGGCGAACACACAGCAGGATATCGTTTTCTTCCCATGGCTTGGCGACGTAGCGGTAAATCCTGCCCTTGTTGATCGCTTCGACGACCGCGCCGATATCAGCATGCCCCGTCAGGAGAATCCGTACCGTATCCGGCGACATCTCGACTACCTGCTCCAGGAACTGGGCGCCGTTCATATGCGGCATGCGCATGTCGGATATGACCAGGTCAACTCGTTCTTTTTCGAGAATGGCAAGACCTTCCGCGCCGCTTTCCGCCGTCAGGACGCGGTATCCCGATGGCCGGAACAACCGGCGCAGCGAGGAAAGAATATTGGGTTCGTCGTCGACGAACAGCAGCGTGCCGGACAGGCCGTTTTCACCTTCAAGCGAGGGGGCTTCATCATCCAGCTGGTTGGGTTCGATTGTCATGCTAAGTACTTGGGCCGTATTGGAAAAAATTGCATAAAGACGGATTTTCTGCGCAGCCTCCATCCTCTTCGACATGCCGGATGGGTAAGGTGATGCGGAAGGTAGTCCCCACGCCTAACGCACTTTCAACGTCAATATGGCCCCGATGCTTCTGCACGATCCCATACGTCAGCGACAAGCCAAGACCCGTGCCGGCGCCGATTGGCTTGGTTGTGAAAAACGGATCGAAGATGCGTGACTGAACGTCTTTCGGAATGCCTGTGCCGTTATCCGTTATGGCAATCCATACATTCTGGCCTTCGGTTCCAGTGCTGATGATGATTTTTCCTCGTTCAGGACCTATCGCATGCGCGGCATTAACCACGATATTCATGATGACCTGGTTGATCTGCGAAGGCAGGCATTCGACTTCCGGAATGTCGCCATATTTTTTGACAATGTCAGCCTTGTATTTCACTTCATTGCCGACAATATTCAAAGTCGAGTCAATGCCGCGATGCAGGTCCGCCCATTGCCACTCCTGGTGCGCATCCACTCTGGAAAAATCCTTCAGATCCTGCACAATTTTCCGCACACACACAATGCCTTCCTTGGACTCGCTCATCAGAACCGGTATGTCTAGCTTGAGATAATCCAGCTCAATGCGCTCGCGCACAGCGCTGACTCTCTTCAGCATATCGGGGGAGCTGATACTGGCTTCGGCATCCTCGTATGCTTTGAGCATCTCAAGCAGGTTGGCGATATAGCCTTCCAAAGTGCCAAAGTTGGAAAAGATATAGCCGATCGGATTGTTGATCTCATGTGCCACCCCTGCCGCCAGCTGTCCAATCGAGGCAAGTTTTTCCGATTGAACCAGTTGTTCCTTCGCCAGGGATAGCTTGGCATTGAGTTCGGTCAGTTCAGCATTGCGCCGCATGAGCTCGGCTTCTGTTGATTCACGTTTCCGGATGTCTTCTTCAAGACGACCATTCGCCTGCGCTAGCTGCGAAGTGCGCTTTGCGACCAATTCTTCCAGCTGATCGACGCGGTTTTCGTCGAACACATCGTCCTGCGGTGGTGTTGGTGGCTGTGTTTTCATTTATTTCAGCATTTTAAAAAGGCAAACATACGGCTGCGTTATTGGAGCAAAATTTGACACGCATCCTCAAATTTCGACTCGGTTTCGCGAAACACGGATCGCATCGCTGCGGCCCCGATATTCAGGCTATTCCATACGCGCTCATCAATGACGGGAACGAGCGCAGTATCTGCCCCATCAAGATCCAGCGCATAGACGATCGCATTTGCGACATGAATTACGCTCGGAATATCGTTCAAGTCCTGGTTTTCCGGAGCATGGTGATTCGCGATGGATTTCTGTATCACCAGCGGAAATTTCCAATATTCCGCCAGCGCACGTCCGACGACGGTATGATCCAGCCCCAGCACCGCACGCTCCGCCTCAATGCGATCGCAGTCATGCCGGTCCCGATATGACATCACCTTTGAGTATTGCTCCGGAAAGCGGGTTACCAGTACCAGCACGCCAATATCATGCAGCAAGCCGGAGATGAAGGCATAGTCCTGATTGAGATTCAGCGCACGGGCCAGCTCCTTGGCGCACAATGCCGTACCGATGGCATGACGCCAGAAATTGGTGAAATCAAAGCTTGGGTGCTGCTCCTCGGAAAAATTTCCTATCACGCCCGCTGCGGTAATCAGCGTTCTGACGCTATCAAACCCCAGGACCGTGATCGCTTGCTGAATGGTGGTAACTTTGCGCTGCAAGCCGTAAAAGGATGAATTCGCAAGCCGCAATGTCTTAGCGGACAAGGCCTGGTCCTGTGAAACTTTATAGGCCATTGCGCCGATACTGATATCGCTCTGCTCAAAGCTGTTGAGCAATTCGACGACAATGATTGGCAGTGACGGGAGGTCGCGTATGCCTTTTACGATATCAGCGAGTACAAGTTTGCTCATTTCATTTCACCCAATTTGTACTCGGCTATGCGTTGCAATAAAACGCCGCATGCAGGGCTGGTGCTACACTTTCTGAACAAGATCGCGAGACGTTGTTGCACCCGCTCTCTTTCCGCCTGCAGGTCGGCTTCGGAAATGTCATCGTTGATCACATATGCCATATCAATACCACGCCGCCGCAAGGACGTGATCATGCCATCAGTCAAGACTGTTGCATCTGGCAAGAGGACGCCACCGCGTCCATCAAGCACGGCTCCCCATAAAGTCATTCCAGCAACGGCGTCGTTCAAATCTATCTGCTTGTATTTATTCATTGCCGCGCTCCTTCGCTCTGCGCAGGAAAATTTTCGTCATTTATCGTTAAATTCCGCCGAGGGCACCAAGCAACCTACTAGGAAGGCGTCAACATGATCAGCCTTCCGCGAGACTGACTGTCATTACCCATGCTGCGGGACGTGATCTCGAACCACGTTCCCTTCAATTCCATGCGACACATCTCGCCTTCTCCGATTTCTCTTATTCTATGAAACAGCTCCGGCATGAGTTGAATGGCTTCGCTGCCGAGTATCGGCCCTACATCATTAAAGAGAGTCTGGGCTGCAATGTTAACGAAGGCGACGATGTCATCATCGTCCAGACCGATTACCGACTGCGGCACGTGCTGCAGCGCCTCGCGTACAATATCAAGGCTGACTTTGCTGCGTTTTATTTGCTGCTGCTTTTGCCTGAGCAAATCCTCTAGCTGTCTATTTGCCTTAGCCAACTCCTGATTCGCGGCTCGGACCTCCAGACCGAGGCGCCGGTTTTCATCCGCCATTTCCTTATGCTGGAAGGCTTTTGCGACATGTTCGCGCAATTGCAGGTCATCCCAGGGCTTGGTAAAAAACTTGTAAATCGCTCCTTCATTAACAGCATCAGTTACCGATTGTAATTCCGTGAAGCCGG
This window harbors:
- a CDS encoding HDOD domain-containing protein, which encodes MSKLVLADIVKGIRDLPSLPIIVVELLNSFEQSDISIGAMAYKVSQDQALSAKTLRLANSSFYGLQRKVTTIQQAITVLGFDSVRTLITAAGVIGNFSEEQHPSFDFTNFWRHAIGTALCAKELARALNLNQDYAFISGLLHDIGVLVLVTRFPEQYSKVMSYRDRHDCDRIEAERAVLGLDHTVVGRALAEYWKFPLVIQKSIANHHAPENQDLNDIPSVIHVANAIVYALDLDGADTALVPVIDERVWNSLNIGAAAMRSVFRETESKFEDACQILLQ